The Stigmatella ashevillena genomic sequence CGCTTGCACTCCTTCTCGTAGGCATCGAACAGCGAGAAGAGCATCTGCGGGTCCGACTCGTGGAGGGCGTACTTGCTCATCTCCACCTCGTTGGCGTGGAAGATTTCGCGGTACTTCACGCCCTTGACCCACTCGATGTCGTACACGCTCTCCACGTTCTGCAGGTACATGCCGATGCGCTCGAGCCCGTACGTCAGCTCGGCCGACACCGGGCGGCACTCGAAGCCGCCACACTGCTGGAAGTAGGTGAACTGGGTGATTTCCATCCCGTCACACCACACCTCCCAACCCAACCCCCAGGCGCCCAGGGTGGGCGACTCCCAGTCGTCTTCCACGAAGCGGATGTCGTGGGCGTGCGGATCGATGCCGAATGCCCGGATGGACTCCAGGTAGAGCTCCTGCACGTTCTTGGGCGCGGGCTTGAGGATGACCTGGAACTGGTGGTGCTGGAACAGCCGGTTGGGGTTCTCTCCGAAACGGCCGTCCGCCGGGCGCCTCGAGGGCTGCACGTAGGCCACGTTCCAGGGCTCGGGACCGAGCGCGCGCAGGAAGGTGGTGGGCGCCATGGTGCCGGCGCCGACTTCGAGATCATACGGCTGGGCGATGATGCACCCATGCCGGGCCCAGTGGTTCTGGAGCGTGAGGATCAGGTCCTGAAAGTACATGGTCGGGGCGTCCTGCGGGCCAGCGAAGGCTAAAGACGCGCGGACCCTAGTGAGGGGGTCCAGGACCGTCAAGGACGACGGTCAATCCGGGTACAGAGGCAAGTCCGAAACCCGAATCGTGTACTTTCGTTCCTTGGCCAGCTCGACGGGGGCGGAGAAGAGCCGACTCTGCCCCTCGGAATCCACGATTCGCAGCCGGTAGGTCCCCACCTGGAGAGGAACCTTGCGCAGCGGCGTGGTGCCCAGACTGGTATTGCCATCGAACACTGCCGCGGGGGGCACGGTGCTCAGGCTGAGCAGACCAATTCCTGCCTTGCGCATCCCCTTCTTGGAGGTCGTATCCACCACCTGGGCCTCCCCTGCCGGGGTCTCATCCAGCGTGGTTTCCGGCTGCACCGCCAGCTTCTCCTCCAGGGTCTTCTCTCGTGCCGGGACTTCCGCAGCGCCTGACTGAGCCCGGGGGTCCACCTTGGCCTGGGTGCCCTTCTGTTTCGATCTGGAAGTTCCCGCCTTCGTCGTGGACCGGGTGGCCGAGGACTTGTCATCGCCTTCAACCACCGGCTCCTCTGGCGCGTCGCTGCCAGAGGGCTCGGAGGGCGGCGCCTCGGCCACGGTGGCAGGCTCGGGGTCAGGCTTGGGCGCCAGCGGATTGGGCGGAGGGGGCCGCGCTGGAGGGGGCCAGGGGGCCTGCTCGGGAGGCTGCGGAGGGGGGCCCAGTTCCAGTTCGGCCTTCACCTTGGCCACGGCGGATTCGTAACCCGGCCGGAGGGCGGCGCGCACCGGCTCGAGGGCGAGCAAACCGCCCAGTCCTCCCAGGAAGGCGAGCCAGAAGAGCCGGACACCCCACTTCGACTTCGAGCCTGCCTCCTTTCCACCGGACTCCAGGCTGGGCATCCGAGCCCGATCCGAGGGGCGATGGCTCACACTGGACGGAGAACGGGAGGGGCGAACCCGGGTCGGCTGCGAGGACGGAGGCAGGGTGCGCGGGTCCTCTGCCTCATCGTGCGTCGAGGCCTCCACCCGCCGAGGGGGGGGAGGCCGTGAACGGGCCCCCCGGGGAGGCACCGTGGTGGCCGCCGGGTCGGCGTGCTCCTGAACGGGCTTGCGTGGACGGGGAGTCGCCCCTTGACGCCCCGAGACCCCCTGCGAAGAGGGCACCCGGGGCCTGGGCAGAGGCGTGGTCTTCGCGCGCGTGCTGGGAGCCGACTCACCCGGCTCATCCCGGAGCGCTCCAGCCACCTCCTTGATGCGGGCATCATCGCGGCTGGCGTACTCCAGGAGCGCGCGGGTCTTGTCGCGCTTGTCCGAGAAGAACTCCTGCATCAGCGCGGCCAACCGTTCCTCGTCGAACAGCTCGGCGCCCATCGCCGCCTCGATGGCCTTGGCCATCTCGCGTCCGGTGGCGAAGCGCTTCGACTTCTCCCGGGTCAGGGCGCGCATCACCACCGCCGAGAGTGCCTCGGGCACTTCCGGGTTGAGCTCATGA encodes the following:
- the glyQ gene encoding glycine--tRNA ligase subunit alpha; this translates as MYFQDLILTLQNHWARHGCIIAQPYDLEVGAGTMAPTTFLRALGPEPWNVAYVQPSRRPADGRFGENPNRLFQHHQFQVILKPAPKNVQELYLESIRAFGIDPHAHDIRFVEDDWESPTLGAWGLGWEVWCDGMEITQFTYFQQCGGFECRPVSAELTYGLERIGMYLQNVESVYDIEWVKGVKYREIFHANEVEMSKYALHESDPQMLFSLFDAYEKECKRLIERQLPLPAYDYALKCSHAFNLLDARGAISVTERANFIKRVRDNARLCAEGYLQMRERLGFPLMKTPWTVGEQPPVLEGKPASDYWNHVKINKPVEKAKAEVAHGT
- a CDS encoding serine/threonine-protein kinase, which encodes MAIQAGSPGSDPDRGRRIGKYEILTRLSVGGMAELFLAFTSGPGGFRKFVALKQILPDVKTEEFVKMFLDEARITAALTHANIGQVFDLGEEDSELYLAMDFLAGQNLDQLVKAAEKRGEPLPSGFAARVIRDVCLALHYAHHFVDPTGRSVSVVHRDMSPRNVMVTYDGGVKVIDFGIAKAKGRLGRTAVGMVKGTGGYMSPEQVRGQELDGRSDLFCSGVLLHEMLCGQRLFNAPGDAAMMLQIVEGDLPTPHELNPEVPEALSAVVMRALTREKSKRFATGREMAKAIEAAMGAELFDEERLAALMQEFFSDKRDKTRALLEYASRDDARIKEVAGALRDEPGESAPSTRAKTTPLPRPRVPSSQGVSGRQGATPRPRKPVQEHADPAATTVPPRGARSRPPPPRRVEASTHDEAEDPRTLPPSSQPTRVRPSRSPSSVSHRPSDRARMPSLESGGKEAGSKSKWGVRLFWLAFLGGLGGLLALEPVRAALRPGYESAVAKVKAELELGPPPQPPEQAPWPPPARPPPPNPLAPKPDPEPATVAEAPPSEPSGSDAPEEPVVEGDDKSSATRSTTKAGTSRSKQKGTQAKVDPRAQSGAAEVPAREKTLEEKLAVQPETTLDETPAGEAQVVDTTSKKGMRKAGIGLLSLSTVPPAAVFDGNTSLGTTPLRKVPLQVGTYRLRIVDSEGQSRLFSAPVELAKERKYTIRVSDLPLYPD